A single region of the Salarchaeum japonicum genome encodes:
- a CDS encoding aspartate kinase, with product MRVVAKFGGTSLGSGERIERAAASVASAVDAGHEVAVVASAMGDTTDELLDDITFEADSADRAEIVSMGERTSVRMLKAALSSRGVNAVFLEPGHPDWPVVTNSRGEVNIEETQKRATALAAELDDAVPVITGFLAEDLEGNVTTLGRGGSDTTAVMLGRYLDADEVVIVTDVEGIMTGDPRVVEGARNVGEITVDELRNLSFRGAEVVAPSALSYKDEDLEVRVVHYQHGDLLSGGTRIEGRFENIIDMREQPLACLTVAGRAMRNKPGIMSRLSTALSDADINVDAVASGMDSMTFYVNAELAEEAENVLHREVIEDDTLSSVTVSDDVAVIRVLGGELPNQPGVIQRIVDPIADARINLHDVITSATSVALFVDWDDRDDVLDIIQELFAE from the coding sequence ATGCGCGTCGTAGCGAAGTTCGGCGGAACGAGTCTCGGGAGCGGGGAGCGAATCGAGCGCGCCGCCGCGTCGGTCGCGTCCGCGGTCGACGCCGGCCACGAGGTCGCGGTCGTCGCGTCCGCGATGGGTGACACGACGGACGAACTCCTCGACGACATCACGTTCGAGGCGGACTCCGCCGACCGCGCGGAAATCGTCTCGATGGGCGAACGCACGTCCGTTCGGATGCTGAAGGCCGCGCTCTCCTCTCGGGGCGTGAACGCCGTCTTCCTCGAACCCGGCCACCCGGACTGGCCGGTCGTCACGAACAGCCGCGGCGAGGTCAACATCGAGGAGACCCAGAAGCGCGCGACGGCGCTCGCCGCCGAACTCGACGACGCGGTTCCCGTCATCACGGGCTTCCTCGCGGAAGACCTGGAGGGGAACGTCACGACGCTCGGCCGCGGTGGCAGCGACACCACCGCCGTGATGCTCGGGCGCTACCTCGACGCGGACGAGGTCGTCATCGTCACCGACGTGGAGGGCATCATGACCGGCGACCCGCGCGTCGTCGAGGGCGCGCGGAACGTCGGCGAAATCACCGTGGACGAACTCCGCAACCTCTCCTTCCGCGGCGCGGAGGTCGTCGCGCCGAGCGCGCTCTCCTACAAGGACGAAGACCTCGAAGTCCGCGTCGTCCACTACCAGCACGGCGACCTGCTCTCCGGCGGCACCCGCATCGAGGGGCGCTTCGAGAACATCATCGACATGCGCGAACAGCCGCTCGCCTGCCTCACCGTCGCGGGCCGCGCGATGCGGAACAAACCCGGCATCATGTCCCGGCTCTCGACGGCGCTCTCCGACGCCGACATCAACGTCGACGCCGTCGCGTCCGGCATGGACTCGATGACGTTCTACGTGAACGCCGAACTCGCCGAGGAAGCCGAGAACGTCCTCCACCGCGAGGTCATCGAGGACGACACGCTCTCCAGCGTCACCGTCTCCGACGACGTGGCCGTCATCCGCGTGCTCGGCGGCGAACTCCCGAACCAGCCCGGCGTCATCCAGCGCATCGTCGACCCCATCGCGGACGCCCGCATCAACCTCCACGACGTCATCACGTCCGCTACCTCGGTCGCGCTCTTCGTGGACTGGGACGACCGCGACGACGTCCTCGACATCATCCAGGAACTCTTCGCGGAATAA
- a CDS encoding Zn-ribbon domain-containing protein, producing MPHQCTNCGHTFPDGSKEMLSGCPECGGNKFQFHPDAAPDDPGDSEPPEPPEPESGSVTSAVGRAAASVRDTLSSSSSEEPDDWPGDSRDTEDATDTASADAPSAETSPSETSTDDAASASASTEDAEVPDEIEAADADREDTAQASARSEMVASDDLPPKPEREGRVVQEPESEERPDMDELREELNSQFESIKVVAPGQYELNLMELYDREEYIIALQENGRYVIEVPESWREED from the coding sequence ATGCCCCACCAGTGCACGAACTGCGGGCACACGTTCCCCGACGGTTCGAAGGAGATGCTGTCTGGGTGCCCGGAGTGCGGCGGGAACAAGTTCCAGTTCCATCCAGACGCCGCCCCCGACGACCCCGGGGACTCGGAACCGCCGGAGCCACCCGAACCCGAGAGTGGGTCGGTGACCTCGGCGGTCGGGCGCGCGGCCGCGAGCGTCCGCGACACTCTCTCCTCGTCGTCCAGCGAGGAGCCCGACGACTGGCCCGGCGACTCGCGGGACACGGAGGACGCGACTGACACCGCGTCCGCGGACGCGCCGAGCGCCGAGACTTCCCCGTCCGAGACATCGACCGACGACGCGGCGTCCGCGAGCGCTTCGACGGAGGACGCGGAGGTTCCGGACGAAATCGAGGCGGCGGACGCCGACCGCGAGGACACGGCGCAGGCGTCGGCGCGCTCCGAGATGGTGGCCTCGGACGACCTGCCGCCGAAACCCGAGCGCGAGGGTCGGGTGGTGCAGGAACCCGAGTCCGAGGAGCGCCCGGACATGGACGAGCTCCGCGAGGAGCTGAACAGTCAGTTCGAGTCCATCAAGGTCGTCGCGCCCGGCCAGTACGAACTCAACCTCATGGAGTTGTACGACCGCGAGGAGTACATCATCGCGCTCCAGGAGAACGGCCGGTACGTCATCGAGGTTCCCGAATCCTGGCGCGAGGAGGACTAG
- a CDS encoding DUF2073 domain-containing protein: MPEIEHDDGVQIDFISGERMEGKTSMEKIRLILDGVHDGNIVVLERGLSPDEESKLIEVTMSEINPDGFSGIEIESFPRSEANDGGFLNRLMGNKESSKLTVIGPANQIKSLHKDDTLISALISRD; the protein is encoded by the coding sequence ATGCCAGAAATAGAACACGACGACGGCGTGCAGATCGACTTCATCAGCGGCGAGCGGATGGAGGGAAAGACTTCGATGGAGAAGATTCGGCTCATCCTCGACGGCGTCCACGACGGTAACATCGTGGTGCTCGAACGCGGCCTGAGCCCGGACGAGGAGTCGAAGCTCATCGAGGTGACGATGAGCGAAATCAACCCCGACGGCTTCTCCGGAATCGAAATCGAGTCGTTCCCGCGTTCCGAGGCGAACGACGGCGGGTTCCTCAACCGCCTGATGGGGAACAAGGAGTCCTCGAAGCTCACGGTCATCGGACCGGCGAACCAGATAAAGTCGCTGCACAAGGACGACACCCTCATCAGCGCGCTCATCTCCCGCGACTAG
- a CDS encoding Era-like GTP-binding protein: MGLFADLKDSISGVTAKLFAGEGDEPKRIGIYGPPNAGKTTLANRIARDWTGDAIGPESHVPHETRRARRKENVEIERNGRTVSIDIVDTPGVATKVDYEEFVEHGMEKDEAVRRSREATEGVAEAMHWLREDVDGVIYVLDATTDPFTQVNTMLIGIIESRDLPVLILANKTDLEDANIQRIKNAFPQHDTIPLSALEGDNMDEVYDEIATKFG; the protein is encoded by the coding sequence ATGGGACTGTTCGCAGACCTCAAAGACAGCATCTCCGGTGTGACGGCGAAGCTCTTCGCCGGCGAGGGTGACGAACCCAAGCGCATCGGAATCTACGGACCGCCGAACGCGGGGAAGACGACGCTCGCGAACCGAATCGCGCGCGACTGGACCGGTGACGCCATCGGCCCCGAGAGCCACGTTCCGCACGAAACCCGGCGCGCGCGCCGGAAGGAGAACGTCGAAATCGAGCGCAACGGCCGCACCGTCAGCATCGACATCGTCGACACGCCCGGCGTCGCGACGAAGGTCGATTACGAGGAGTTCGTCGAGCACGGCATGGAGAAGGACGAGGCCGTCCGGCGCTCCCGCGAGGCGACCGAGGGCGTCGCGGAGGCGATGCACTGGCTGCGCGAGGACGTGGACGGCGTCATCTACGTGCTCGACGCGACCACCGACCCGTTCACGCAGGTGAACACGATGCTCATCGGCATCATCGAGAGCCGCGACCTCCCCGTTCTCATCCTCGCGAACAAGACCGACCTGGAGGACGCGAACATCCAGCGCATCAAGAACGCGTTCCCCCAGCACGACACCATCCCGCTCTCCGCGCTGGAGGGCGACAACATGGACGAAGTGTACGACGAGATTGCGACGAAATTCGGGTGA